Part of the Flavobacterium alkalisoli genome is shown below.
GAAAAAAATCGCTAAAAACGAATTTGGTTTTGACGATTTCCTTTCTCAAATACAGCAGGTAAAGAAAATGGGTAACATGAAAGACCTTATAGGTATGATACCCGGTGCAGGTAAAGCACTTAAAGATGTGGAAATTGAAGATGATGCCTTTAAGCACATCGAAGCTATTATACATTCTATGACTCCGGGCGAAAGAAGCAAGCCTTCCGTTCTTGATGCTAAAAGAAAGAACAGGATTGCAAAAGGTTCGGGTACGTCCATACAACAGGTTAACCAACTGCTTAAGCAGTTTGACCAAATGAGCAAAATGATGAAGATGATGCAGGGTGGTGCAGGAAAGAACATGATGCGAATGATGGGCGGAATGAAAGGTATGAGGCCATAAGAAAACTGTAGAGGCGCGGGTAACCGCGTCTTTTTTAATAATAATTAATAGATATAACATGCAGTTATTAGACGGGAAAAAAGTTTCTGAAGACATTAAGAATGAAATTGCCGCTGAGGTAAAAAAAATGAAGGACAATGGTGAAAAAGTACCTCACCTTGCAGCGGTTATTGTTGGTAACGACGGAGCGAGCCTTACTTACGTAGCTAGTAAAGTAAAATCATGCGAGCGCGTTGGGTTTGAGTCTACACTTATTAAGCTGCCAAGCACTATTTCTGAAACTGAGCTTTTAAAGAAAATTGAAGAGCTTAATCAGGATGATAATATAGATGGATTTATAGTTCAGCTTCCTTTACCGGAACAGATTGACGACCAAAAAGTACTTATGGCTATAGATCCAAGTAAGGATGTGGATGGTTTCCACCCTGAGAACTTTGGTAAAATGGCTTTGGATATGACTACTTTTATTCCGGCTACTCCATTTGGTATTCTTGAGCTTTTAGAGCGTTATAATGTGCAAACTGCAGGTAAGCACACTGTAGTTATAGGCCGTAGTCACATTGTGGGAAGGCCAATGAGTATTCTTATGGGACGTAAAGGTTTTCCTGGTAACTCTACAGTAACACTAACACACAGTCATACTAAAAACATCAGCCAGATTACTACACAGGCAGATATTATTATAACGGCTTTAGGTGTGCCTAACTACCTTAAAGCAGAGATGGTAAAAGATGATGCGGTTATTATTGACGTGGGTATTACACGTGTACCGGATGAAACTAACGAAAAAGGTTATAAGATTACAGGTGACGTAGACTTTGCTAATGTTAGCAAAAAAGCATCTTACATTACTCCGGTTCCTGGTGGTGTGGGGCCTATGACAATTGCAATGCTTCTTAAAAACACATTACTTGCCAGAGAGCAAAGAGCTTTAAGAGGTCAATAATTAGAATATAGTATTTTATATAAATAAAAAAGGCTGCTAATATTATTAGCAGCCTTTTTGCTTACGGAAAAAAACTATCATTAGTCAATTTTAAGCACTTTTACCTGCTTAGAATTATTACCGGAATGCACAGTTAGGAAATAAGCACCTGCCGAAAGATCGCTCATGTTTATTTCTGCCTGTTCTGCATTTATGTTTTGTTGTAATACAAGTTGTCCTGTAATATTGTACACCTCTACAGTATCAATTACATTAGTATTGCTTACAGTAATGTTATTTCTTGTTGGGTTAGGGTAGTACGCAAAACCTTTAAAGTTATTCTCGTCAATGCCTAACTCCTCTTCTGTAGTAAAGCTTACCATCACCCAGTCGCTCCATATTGGTCCGCACTGTGTTCTTACAAATGCATAGTATGTAGTTTCCGGTTCAAGTTCACTAAAATTGGTAGTAAAGTTTCCTTCCTGAGTACCTTCTGCCGGAGGAGTTTCAGTATTACCTATTGCATATTGGTAAACGTTAGGCTCTGAATTACCTTCTGTAGTACCTTCCCAAGTTAGTGTAGCTGATGAGTCTGTAATATCAGATACCTGTAAATCTGCAGGTACACCACATGAGCTTTCTTCAATGCTAAAGTTGT
Proteins encoded:
- a CDS encoding bifunctional 5,10-methylenetetrahydrofolate dehydrogenase/5,10-methenyltetrahydrofolate cyclohydrolase; amino-acid sequence: MQLLDGKKVSEDIKNEIAAEVKKMKDNGEKVPHLAAVIVGNDGASLTYVASKVKSCERVGFESTLIKLPSTISETELLKKIEELNQDDNIDGFIVQLPLPEQIDDQKVLMAIDPSKDVDGFHPENFGKMALDMTTFIPATPFGILELLERYNVQTAGKHTVVIGRSHIVGRPMSILMGRKGFPGNSTVTLTHSHTKNISQITTQADIIITALGVPNYLKAEMVKDDAVIIDVGITRVPDETNEKGYKITGDVDFANVSKKASYITPVPGGVGPMTIAMLLKNTLLAREQRALRGQ